AACAGGCATTTTACCTAGCTGAAGGTAAGATACATTTATGTATGTATAAAGACGAATATTTCGAAAATGAAGTAATACCAAGACTTAAACACTACCTACTTTATGGCGATTTAAAGAATTATAAAGAAGGAAGTATTATTAATCTTAAATCAAAAGATTTAAACGATGAAGATAGTTATAATAAAGTTAATATTGAATTTTTTGAGGAAGATAGTAGATTGAAAGCTAAATTAATTACATATAGTAGATATAAAGGAATATATGAAAAATTAGTTGGAGTTTTTAATATGATAAATTCATTTTATGAAATAGAGCTACCTATTTTGTCAGTAGACAGTATACCGGCTGAAGAAGTTTTAAATTTTCAGCTATTTTGTAATGAGCTAGTTGAAAATATTGAAATAAATAATAATATAACAGATGTAGTTCCTATAGAAGGATTAGATTTTGATAAAATAATTTTAGAGGAAGATACAGAACTTAATGACTATATGGCCTATATTTTTAAAAATGGAAAATTAGAACCTTATAAAAAAGTACCGATTATTAATAATAATTTATTTTTAATTCTAAGGCAAAATAATAGTCTAAAATCCAATTTGGAAATTAAAGGCTTAAGTTCCAACGAGCCTTTAAATGGAATAGTTTATGTACAAGGAGATATTGTTTTATATGACAATGTAAACTTTTGTGGTATTATAATAATTGAAGGTGGTACTATATCCATTAAAGGGGAAGGGAAGCCTAAAGTTGATGGTTTAATTATTCTAAAGGATTATAAGGGAAATATTAGCCTATTAGATGGTTTAATTGATAAGGATTACAGTGAAGAACAGGTATATAGATATGGTCCACTACTTCCAAATTTTGTTGAGCCTGATTTATATTTAATGAAGGATTTTAGTGAATATTAGTAGTAAAAACGTTATAGGGTAAGGAAGTGGTGTGTTTCAATGAAAAATAATATAGTATTGATAGGTCCTAGTGGAGTTGGTAAAACCACTATTGGGAATTTTATATCTAAAAGACTTAGTATGGAATTAATAGATACTGATTATCTAATAGAGAAAAAAGAAGGTAAAAGTATAGATGGAATATTTGAAGAAAAAGGAGAAAATTATTTTAGAAAATTAGAAGAAAATATTGTGAAGGAAATATATAGTAGGGAAAGCATTGTAGTGTCTACAGGAGGAGGAACTATATTAAACCCAAATAATATGAAATTATTAAAGGAAAACGGACAAATATTTTTACTATATGGCACCTTAGGATCTATAATAAAAAATATTAATAGCTCTAATATAAGCCGTCCTTTAATTGAAAATTTTAATTCAGTTGAGGAAGGTATTAGAAAATTATTAATAGATAGGAAAGATATCTATTTTAAATATTCCGATTATATAGTGTATATAGACAATAAAAATGTTAAAGAAATTGGTGAAGAAATAATTAATTTGATATAATTAAAAAGGAGAAAATTATGAATCTATTAATAATTCATGGACCAAATTTGAATATGTTAAGTTATAGAAATCAAACCTATTATGGTGAAGATTCTTTAGAAGAAATTAATACTTCTATAAAGAATAAAGGAAAGGAACTTGGATTTGAGACATTTATATTTCAATCTAATTCCGAAGGAGATATTATAACTAAGCTTCATGAGACTGTTTTCAATGATAAATATATAGGAGTTATTTTAAACGCAGGTGCCTATACACATTATAGTTATGCAATAAGAGATGCTATTGAACTAGTTAATATACCAGTGATTGAAGTACATTTATCAAATATATATAATAGAGATGAATTTAGAGAAAAATCAGTTATAGCTCCAGTGTGTAATGGGCAAATAACAGGTTTTGGTCCTAATAGTTATATAATAGCTATGGATGCAATGAAACTAATTATTAAAGAAATGTATTAAGGAGGAATTATCTATGATTTCAGCAGGTGATTTTAGGAAAGGTATAACTTTTGAAATGGATGGGGATGTATATCAAGTAATGGAATTCCAACATGTAAAACCAGCAAGGGGTGCAGCATTCGTTAGAACTAAAATTAAAAACATTATGTCAGGAACTATTAAAGGGGTTGTATTTAATCCTAATGATAGATATCCAAAAGCCCATATTGAATCTAAGGAGATGCAATATTTATATAATGATGGTGAACTTTACTACTTTATGAATAAAGAAACTTATGAACAAATTCCACTTGATAAAGAGACAGTAGAGGAAGCTATAAAGTATGTAAAGGAAAATGATGAAGCAGTAATTAAATTTTATAAAGGTAAGCCTTTTGAGGCGGTTGCACCAAATTTTGTAGAACTAGAAGTAACTCATACAGAACCAGGGATTAAGGGAGATACTGCGACAGGTGCTACAAAACCGGCTACTGTTGAGACAGGAACGACTTTAAATGTACCATTATTTATTAATATAGGGGATATTATTAAAATTGATACTAGAACTGGTGATTATTTATCAAGAGTTTAGGAAAGAATAGATAGTAATAAATAAGGAGGGATGACTATGGATTATTTAAATCAAAAAGTAGCTTTTTTAAAAGGATTAGCTGAAGGTTTAGATGTTGAAAGTTCATCGAAAGAAGGAAAATTATTATTACATATAATAGAGACTTTTGATGAATTTGCTGATGTGCTGGAAGATTTAATTGAGACTAATGAAGAATTAGAGGAGTATATAAGTTATATTGATGAAGATTTAACTGATGTAGAAGAAGAGGTTTTTGATCTTTATGATGACTATGATGATTATGATGAATGTATAGAAATAGAATGTCCTAGCTGTCGAGAAGAATTACAGGATTCTTTTGAAGAAGAGGATTAATTTAAAAATAAAGGCTTGAAACATTTAAGTTTCAAGCTTTTTATTTTTTTTTGAAAAAAGATGGTCATAATCTTTGGCATAAATCATAGTTATATATAAAGGAGGGACATGTTATGGGAAATGAGAAAAAAAAGGAATTTGATAAAGTCCTTGAATACGTATCTCCTGAGGTCAGTAGTATTTTACGTAAGTTGCCAGACGATTATAAATATAGAATTGAAGAGATAAGACTTAGAAATGGAAAGCCCTTAATGGTATGTTATGAGGATAAAGACTATTTGATAACTGAGAAAGGGACAATCAGTAAGGATGATAAAGAAAGTTTTTATGTAACAAAAGAGCATATATACAAGACCTTTCAATTAATAAGTAGTTATTCAATTTATGCCTTTGAAGAGGAAATGAAAAGTGGTTTTATAACATTAAAAGGTGGCCATAGAATAGGTATATCAGGAAAAGTAATATATGGACAAGGTGGTATTGAAACAATTAAAAATATTTCATCACTAAATATAAGAATTGCTAAAGAAAAAATAGGCGTATCAAATAAGGTTATGAAACATATAATTAAATATCCTAATTCTATTTATCACATTCTTATCGTTTCACCACCGAAATGTGGAAAAACTACGCTTCTACGAGATATCATAAGGAATATAAGTGATGGAATGCCAGAATTAGGTTTTAAGGGCTTGAAAGTAGGAGTTGTAGATGAAAGATCTGAACTAGCCGGTATGTATAATGGTTGTCCTCAAAATAATATTGGTATAAGAACAGACGTTTTAGACGGATGCTATAAAAAAGATGGAATTCAAATCTTAATAAGGGCTATGTCACCAGATGTAATTGCTACTGATGAATTGGGAGCAGCTACAGATATTTCGGTAATTAATGAAGCTTTAAAAGTAGGAGTAAAGTTAATTTCTACAGTTCATGGAGATAGCTGGGATGATTTGTTAACAAGAAATAATTTAAGACAATTAATAGAGGAAAGAATATTTGAAAGAATTATATTTTTAGACAATTCTATGGGAATTGGGACAATTAAAGATATTGTTGACGGACATACTTTTAAGACAGTTTTGGAGAAAGGGGGTTATAAATGTTTATAACTAAATTGATAGGTAGTTTATTAGTTATTACTTCTTCAAGTTTAATTGGTTATTTATATGGAATTAAATATTCTAAAAGATTATCTAATTTAATTTACTTACAACAATGTATAAAACTTTTAGAAACAGAAGTTTTATATGGTGCAACACCCCTTCCAGATGCTCTTAATAATGTGTACAAGAAGGGGAATGGGAAGGCCTCTTTTATTTTTAAAGAAATTAGACAAAATTTATTAAATCATAAAGATAAAAGCTTATATGAGTGTTTCATTGAAACCAAAGATATTTTAAAAGAAAAATTACATTTTAAAAAAGAGGACATAGAAGTTTTTATGACATTAGGTCAAACTTTAGGCACATCTGATAGAAAGGATCATGAAAAAAACTTTAAAATGATAATAGCTCAATTAAAGTCATTAGAAAATGAAGCGAGAATTGAGAAGGAAAATAACGAAAAAATGTATAAAAGCTTAGGCGTTCTAACTGGAATTGCCATAGTAATTATACTTTTATAAGGGTGAGGAGAATGAATGTAGATTTAATTTTTAAGATAGCTAGTATAGGAATTTTAACAGCCGTTTTGCATACGGTTCTTGATAGGGCAGGGAAGGAGGAGTATGCATATTTAACAACACTTGCTGGAGTAATAATAGTCCTTGGGGTTGTTATAAATCTTATACATAAATTATTTGAAAATATGAAAACTTTATTTCAATTATATTAGGTAGGATGTGGTTTTATGGATGCAATACAAATAGTAGCAATAGGTTTAGTGGCAACTATTTCAATAGTAATAGTAAGAGAAGTAAAACCAGAATTTACAATCTTAATCAGTTTAGCTACAGGAATCCTTATCTTTTTTATGATATTAGATAAATTGCATTATGTTGTACAAGTACTAAATGATTTATCTAAAGAAGCAAAAATTGATTTTATATATTTTACAACTATTTTAAAAATCATTGGCATAGCATATGTTATAGAGTTTGGTGCACAAGTATCTAGGGATGCAAATGAAGAATCTATAGCTACTAAAATTGAATTAGGTGGAAAGGTAATTATTTTAGTTCTAGCTATGCCTATACTTCTAGCTTTAATGGACTTAATAATCAAAATTCTTCCTTAAAGGTGAACGGATATGATGAGAAAAATGAAAGTAATAATTATTTTATTTTTAATGATTACTGTATGTCCTGTTACAGTACATGGAGTAGGAGAAGATAATAGTCTGGATGTTCAACAGGATTATATTGAGGAACAATTAAATAATTTAAAT
Above is a genomic segment from Tissierellales bacterium containing:
- a CDS encoding shikimate kinase, with protein sequence MKNNIVLIGPSGVGKTTIGNFISKRLSMELIDTDYLIEKKEGKSIDGIFEEKGENYFRKLEENIVKEIYSRESIVVSTGGGTILNPNNMKLLKENGQIFLLYGTLGSIIKNINSSNISRPLIENFNSVEEGIRKLLIDRKDIYFKYSDYIVYIDNKNVKEIGEEIINLI
- the aroQ gene encoding type II 3-dehydroquinate dehydratase; this translates as MNLLIIHGPNLNMLSYRNQTYYGEDSLEEINTSIKNKGKELGFETFIFQSNSEGDIITKLHETVFNDKYIGVILNAGAYTHYSYAIRDAIELVNIPVIEVHLSNIYNRDEFREKSVIAPVCNGQITGFGPNSYIIAMDAMKLIIKEMY
- the efp gene encoding elongation factor P; the encoded protein is MISAGDFRKGITFEMDGDVYQVMEFQHVKPARGAAFVRTKIKNIMSGTIKGVVFNPNDRYPKAHIESKEMQYLYNDGELYYFMNKETYEQIPLDKETVEEAIKYVKENDEAVIKFYKGKPFEAVAPNFVELEVTHTEPGIKGDTATGATKPATVETGTTLNVPLFINIGDIIKIDTRTGDYLSRV
- the spoIIIAA gene encoding stage III sporulation protein AA, whose protein sequence is MGNEKKKEFDKVLEYVSPEVSSILRKLPDDYKYRIEEIRLRNGKPLMVCYEDKDYLITEKGTISKDDKESFYVTKEHIYKTFQLISSYSIYAFEEEMKSGFITLKGGHRIGISGKVIYGQGGIETIKNISSLNIRIAKEKIGVSNKVMKHIIKYPNSIYHILIVSPPKCGKTTLLRDIIRNISDGMPELGFKGLKVGVVDERSELAGMYNGCPQNNIGIRTDVLDGCYKKDGIQILIRAMSPDVIATDELGAATDISVINEALKVGVKLISTVHGDSWDDLLTRNNLRQLIEERIFERIIFLDNSMGIGTIKDIVDGHTFKTVLEKGGYKCL
- the spoIIIAB gene encoding stage III sporulation protein SpoIIIAB; the encoded protein is MFITKLIGSLLVITSSSLIGYLYGIKYSKRLSNLIYLQQCIKLLETEVLYGATPLPDALNNVYKKGNGKASFIFKEIRQNLLNHKDKSLYECFIETKDILKEKLHFKKEDIEVFMTLGQTLGTSDRKDHEKNFKMIIAQLKSLENEARIEKENNEKMYKSLGVLTGIAIVIILL
- the spoIIIAC gene encoding stage III sporulation protein AC, which codes for MNVDLIFKIASIGILTAVLHTVLDRAGKEEYAYLTTLAGVIIVLGVVINLIHKLFENMKTLFQLY
- the spoIIIAD gene encoding stage III sporulation protein AD, with amino-acid sequence MDAIQIVAIGLVATISIVIVREVKPEFTILISLATGILIFFMILDKLHYVVQVLNDLSKEAKIDFIYFTTILKIIGIAYVIEFGAQVSRDANEESIATKIELGGKVIILVLAMPILLALMDLIIKILP